One genomic window of Paenisporosarcina antarctica includes the following:
- a CDS encoding DUF4129 domain-containing transglutaminase family protein encodes MKNGLQNKWLQGIFYVLVFFLLREWLLPVMELTKTNYLSIFLAFIALCFVFSFFSVPWWLSGPGKLLYMSWVIIFVYTGEVFFTKEAISFLFSDAMINIFALISGDWAVVTDTFRTVLFFALLWMTTYLIHHWITVRLTIFLFFFMTVIFIAALDTFSPYQGVESIPRVMILGLLLSGLLKVAQILEQNHISASRGNYASLIIPLIVVVAFSGSLGYLLPKAGPVWVDPVPFIQSFAEGAGTAPGRSGGIGKIGYGEDDSVLGGGFRSDSTVVFEAIVQTPQYWKIETKDTYTSKGWEQSVVSDGTTVFNPGDVFESGIAPGPVEDQDVAQYSFNLEYPFLMYPYGSVAADATVETTFAFEKNSQKINTFQGNDLVELKQYSISFSEPKFSLTDLRATTIESLAEVTPEFDRYLQLPEELPERVRELSQSITENQTNLYDKARAIERYFSQNGFIYDQSNISIPEANQDYVDQFLFDTKRGYCDNFSTSMVVLLRSLDIPARWVKGFAEGEEIENNNGDRVYEVTNNNAHSWVEAYFPGVGWMPFEPTIGFSGTGNIDYDLELDSTEEPEEAVVPEQPKKPQPTEIEDNKSISERFTETMQNFMGWISNNRGRIILWSIVAIGFLVVLFRIRQKWMPKLLVPYYRLRKDDWNSFENSYHRLLKQLALYGVARREGQTLQSYANYVDGFFDSKDMRMLTIAYEKGFYGRNIEAHEWLKLRESWENLINRTSG; translated from the coding sequence ATGAAAAATGGTCTTCAAAATAAATGGTTGCAAGGCATATTTTATGTGCTTGTGTTCTTCTTGTTACGTGAATGGCTACTCCCAGTTATGGAATTAACGAAAACCAATTACTTATCTATTTTCTTAGCTTTTATTGCGTTATGTTTTGTGTTTAGCTTTTTCTCTGTTCCTTGGTGGCTGTCGGGTCCCGGGAAACTATTGTATATGTCATGGGTCATTATATTTGTTTATACAGGGGAAGTGTTTTTTACAAAAGAAGCTATTTCATTTCTGTTCAGTGATGCGATGATAAATATTTTTGCTCTAATCAGTGGTGATTGGGCAGTAGTTACCGATACTTTTCGAACCGTGTTGTTTTTTGCACTGTTATGGATGACAACTTATTTAATACATCATTGGATAACAGTCCGATTGACTATTTTCTTGTTTTTCTTCATGACCGTTATATTTATTGCGGCTCTTGATACTTTTAGTCCGTATCAAGGTGTTGAATCGATTCCTCGTGTCATGATACTAGGGTTGTTATTATCTGGTTTGTTAAAAGTAGCTCAAATACTGGAACAAAACCACATTTCCGCGTCTCGAGGGAACTACGCGTCTCTAATTATTCCGCTTATTGTGGTAGTAGCATTTAGTGGCTCACTTGGTTATCTACTACCAAAGGCAGGTCCTGTGTGGGTGGATCCTGTTCCTTTTATTCAATCATTTGCTGAAGGGGCAGGAACAGCACCGGGAAGATCCGGTGGGATAGGGAAAATTGGTTATGGCGAAGATGATTCTGTTTTAGGCGGAGGATTCCGTTCTGATTCTACAGTTGTCTTTGAAGCAATCGTGCAAACACCCCAGTACTGGAAAATTGAAACGAAAGATACCTATACGTCAAAAGGATGGGAACAATCTGTCGTGTCAGATGGCACAACTGTCTTCAATCCTGGTGATGTCTTTGAAAGTGGAATCGCGCCTGGGCCAGTTGAAGATCAGGATGTAGCACAGTATTCATTTAATTTAGAATATCCATTTCTAATGTATCCATATGGTTCAGTTGCTGCAGATGCAACGGTAGAGACAACTTTTGCATTTGAAAAAAATTCACAAAAAATTAATACGTTCCAGGGGAATGATTTGGTCGAATTAAAGCAATATAGTATATCGTTTAGTGAACCCAAGTTTAGTTTAACTGATTTAAGAGCAACCACAATTGAATCGTTGGCAGAGGTAACTCCAGAGTTTGATCGCTATTTACAACTACCAGAAGAATTACCGGAGCGGGTAAGAGAACTATCACAATCAATTACTGAAAATCAAACAAATTTGTATGATAAAGCTCGAGCGATTGAACGTTACTTTTCACAGAATGGCTTCATATACGATCAAAGTAATATTAGCATTCCAGAGGCAAATCAAGATTATGTAGATCAATTCTTGTTCGATACAAAACGGGGATATTGTGATAATTTCTCGACATCTATGGTTGTTTTGCTTCGATCTCTAGATATCCCAGCTCGATGGGTAAAAGGATTTGCTGAAGGAGAAGAAATAGAAAATAACAATGGTGATAGAGTATACGAAGTTACAAATAATAATGCTCACTCGTGGGTTGAGGCATATTTTCCAGGTGTAGGTTGGATGCCGTTTGAGCCAACTATTGGATTTAGTGGAACAGGAAATATTGATTACGACTTAGAATTAGACTCTACAGAAGAACCTGAAGAAGCAGTTGTGCCAGAACAACCGAAAAAACCACAACCAACAGAAATTGAAGATAATAAATCAATTTCTGAAAGATTTACAGAAACCATGCAAAATTTTATGGGTTGGATTTCAAATAATCGAGGGCGAATAATTCTCTGGAGTATAGTTGCGATAGGATTTCTTGTAGTCTTGTTCCGTATTCGACAAAAATGGATGCCCAAACTGTTAGTGCCTTACTATCGATTACGTAAAGATGATTGGAATTCTTTTGAAAATAGCTATCACCGTTTATTAAAGCAACTCGCGTTGTATGGTGTGGCACGAAGAGAAGGGCAGACTCTGCAATCGTATGCGAATTATGTAGATGGTTTCTTCGATTCAAAAGATATGAGAATGTTAACAATTGCTTATGAAAAGGGCTTTTATGGAAGAAATATAGAGGCACATGAATGGTTGAAACTGAGAGAATCTTGGGAAAACTTAATCAATAGGACAAGCGGTTGA
- the guaA gene encoding glutamine-hydrolyzing GMP synthase produces MSATPILKEQEKIVVLDFGSQYNQLITRRIREFGVYSELHPHTITAEDIKGMNATGIIFSGGPNSVYDENAFHVDPAIFDLNVPILGICYGMQLMSLHYGGKVEKATHREYGKAEISVVKETPLFKDLPNEQVVWMSHGDHVTVAPEGFEVVATSPSCSVAAMADESRGLYAVQFHPEVRHSVYGIEIIRQFVFGICKAKGDWSMEGFIELEIEKIRHEVGDKKVLCALSGGVDSSVVAVLLYKAIGDQLTCMFVDHGLLRKGEAESVMKMFADGFNMNVIKIDAQERFMSKLEGVSDPETKRKIIGNEFIYVFDDEASKLEGMDFLAQGTLYTDIIESGTATAQTIKSHHNVGGLPKDMQFKLIEPLKTLFKDEVRALGTELGMPDEIVWRQPFPGPGLGIRVLGAITEEKLKIVRESDAILHQEVVKAGLQRDIWQYFTVLPDIRSVGVMGDARTYDYAIGIRAVTSIDGMTSDWARVPWDVLEKISVRIVNEVPHINRVLYDITSKPPATIEWE; encoded by the coding sequence TTGTCAGCAACTCCTATCTTAAAAGAACAAGAAAAAATCGTTGTACTAGATTTTGGTAGTCAATACAATCAGTTAATTACACGTCGTATTCGTGAGTTTGGTGTTTATAGTGAATTACACCCACACACAATTACGGCTGAAGATATAAAAGGGATGAATGCTACAGGTATTATTTTCTCGGGTGGCCCAAATTCGGTATACGATGAAAATGCATTTCACGTCGATCCTGCAATCTTTGATTTAAATGTGCCAATCTTAGGGATTTGCTACGGTATGCAATTAATGTCTCTTCATTATGGTGGAAAAGTTGAAAAGGCTACACATCGTGAGTACGGAAAAGCCGAAATCTCCGTAGTTAAAGAAACTCCTTTATTCAAAGATCTACCAAACGAACAAGTTGTATGGATGAGTCATGGTGATCATGTAACAGTTGCTCCAGAAGGTTTTGAAGTAGTAGCGACAAGCCCATCTTGTTCAGTAGCAGCAATGGCTGATGAATCAAGAGGATTATATGCCGTTCAATTCCACCCAGAAGTACGTCATTCTGTTTATGGTATTGAAATAATTCGCCAATTCGTATTTGGCATATGTAAGGCAAAAGGCGATTGGTCAATGGAAGGCTTTATTGAACTTGAAATCGAAAAAATTCGCCATGAAGTTGGCGATAAAAAAGTATTATGTGCTTTAAGTGGTGGAGTAGATTCTTCTGTAGTAGCCGTATTACTCTACAAAGCAATTGGTGATCAATTAACATGTATGTTTGTCGATCACGGTTTACTGCGTAAAGGTGAAGCTGAAAGCGTTATGAAGATGTTCGCTGACGGATTCAACATGAATGTAATTAAAATAGATGCACAAGAACGTTTCATGAGCAAACTAGAGGGCGTATCGGATCCTGAAACAAAGCGTAAAATTATCGGCAATGAATTCATTTATGTATTCGACGATGAAGCGTCAAAATTAGAAGGTATGGACTTCCTTGCACAAGGAACTCTTTACACAGACATTATTGAAAGTGGTACAGCTACTGCACAAACAATTAAATCCCATCACAATGTTGGTGGTTTACCTAAAGATATGCAGTTTAAGTTAATTGAACCATTAAAAACTTTATTTAAAGACGAAGTACGTGCCCTTGGAACAGAGCTTGGAATGCCGGATGAAATCGTATGGCGCCAACCATTCCCTGGTCCAGGTCTTGGGATTCGTGTTTTAGGAGCAATTACAGAGGAAAAACTTAAAATTGTTCGTGAGTCTGATGCGATTTTACATCAAGAAGTAGTTAAGGCGGGTCTACAACGTGATATTTGGCAATACTTCACAGTGCTACCTGACATTCGTAGCGTAGGTGTTATGGGAGATGCCCGTACGTATGATTACGCAATAGGAATTCGTGCAGTTACATCTATCGATGGAATGACTTCTGACTGGGCTCGTGTGCCGTGGGATGTTCTAGAGAAAATCAGTGTACGTATAGTAAATGAAGTACCACATATTAACCGTGTGTTGTACGATATTACGAGTAAGCCACCAGCAACAATTGAGTGGGAATAA